One genomic window of Monodelphis domestica isolate mMonDom1 chromosome 1, mMonDom1.pri, whole genome shotgun sequence includes the following:
- the LOC100009885 gene encoding olfactory receptor 2D2-like, with translation MGQTNQTWVTEFFLLGLSDDPQTQLLLFALFLAVYLCTILGNLLLTSLVLLDSQLHTPMYFFLCNLSLADLCFSTTIVPQTLIHMLSRRKFISFTGCAVQLLLILFFGCTQCSLLAVMSYDRYLAICNPMHYPLIMTWRVCVLMALACWSSGVVVSMVDTTFTLRLPYQGENRIAHFICEPPALLVVASADTHNSEMAVFLMGVVILLAPVSLIMISYVCIIASVVRMKTASGRLKAFSTCGSHLIVVIIFYGSAIINYMTPKSAKELGKMVSVFYAVINPMLNPLIYSLRNKDVKRAFKNVANRRLFCTV, from the coding sequence ATGGGCCAGACCAACCAGACCTGGGTGACAGAATTTTTCCTCCTGGGACTTTCTGATGACCCTCAGACACAGCTGCTACTCTTTGCATTGTTCCTGGCAGTCTATTTGTGTACTATACTTGGAAACTTGCTCCTCACATCCTTGGTTCTGCTTGATTCACAACTCCATACACCCATGTATTTTTTCCTGTGTAATTTATCTCTGGCAGACCTATGCTTCTCAACTACCATTGTGCCTCAAACCCTAATCCACATGTTATCTAGAAGGAAATTCATTTCTTTCACAGGCTGTGCAGTTCAacttcttctcattcttttttttggaTGTACCCAGTGCTCCTTGTTAGCTGTGATGTCTTATGATAGATACTTGGCCATTTGCAATCCCATGCACTACCCCCTCATTATGACATGGAGGGTTTGTGTCCTCATGGCTTTGGCCTGCTGGTCAAGTGGTGTTGTAGTGTCTATGGTAGATACTACATTTACACTACGCCTCCCttatcaaggagaaaatagaattGCTCATTTTATTTGCGAGCCACCAGCCCTTCTGGTTGTAGCATCTGCAGACACACATAACTCAGAGATGGCTGTTTTCCTGATGGGTGTGGTGATTCTTCTTGCACCTGTTTCCCTGATCATGATCTCATATGTATGTATCATAGCATCTGTAGTTAGGATGAAGACAGCCTCAGGAAGACTCAAGGCCTTCTCTACCTGTGGCTCCCACCTCATTGTAGTCATTATTTTTTATGGATCAGCAATCATCAACTACATGACACCCAAGTCGGCTAAGGAACTAGGGAAAATGGTATCTGTGTTCTATGCAGTGATAAACCCTATGCTCAACCCCCTCATATATAGCCTGAGGAACAAGGATGTAAAAAGGGCATTCAAAAATGTTGCCAATAGGAGACTGTTCTGTACTGTCTGA
- the LOC100010371 gene encoding olfactory receptor 2D2-like — MNQTNQTWVTEFFLLGLSDDPQTQVLLFALFLVVYLSTMLGNLLLTSLVLLDSQLHTPMYFFLCNLSLTDLCFSTTTVPQSLIHMLSRRKLISFTGCAGQVLFFLFFGSTQCVLLGVMSYDRYLAICDPMHYPLIMTWKVCGLLALGCWSAGFVASMVDSIFILSLPYQGDNQIAHFFCEAPALLVLASADTHSTNMVIFLMGSVIIVTPMFLILISYVCIIISVIRMKTASGRLKAFSTCGSHLTVVIIFYGSAIIKYMTPKSSKDIGKVISVFYAVISPMLNPLIYSLRNNDVKRAFRNVANSRPFCRI, encoded by the coding sequence ATGAACCAGACCAATCAGACTTGGGTGACAGAATTCTTCCTCTTGGGACTTTCTGATGACCCTCAGACTCAAGTATTGCTCTTTGCATTGTTCTTGGTAGTCTACTTGAGTACTATGCTTGGAAACCTGCTCCTCACATCCCTAGTTCTGCTTGACTCACAGCTCCATACACCTATGTATTTTTTCCTGTGTAATTTATCTCTGACTGACCTTTGCTTCTCAACTACTACTGTTCCCCAATCTCTAATCCACATGTTGTCTAGAAGAAAATTGATTTCTTTCACAGGATGTGCAGGTCaagttcttttcttcctattctttGGATCTACACAGTGTGTCTTATTAGGTGTGATGTCCTATGACCGATACTTGGCAATTTGTGACCCTATGCATTATCCCCTCATCATGACATGGAAGGTATGTGGCCTCTTGGCCTTAGGGTGCTGGTCCGCTGGCTTTGTTGCATCCATGGTGGACAGCATTTTCATACTAAGTCTACCTTACCAAGGAGACAATCAGATTGCTCATTTCTTCTGTGAGGCTCCAGCCCTTCTGGTTTTGGCATCTGCAGATACTCACAGCACAAATATGGTCATTTTCCTCATGGGTTCAGTCATCATAGTTACACCTATGTTTCTGATTCTGATTTCTTATGTATGTATCATAATATCTGTGATCAGGATGAAGACAGCCTCAGGGAGACTCAAGGCCTTCTCCACCTGTGGTTCTCATCTCACTGTGGTCATAATTTTTTATGGATCAGCAATCATCAAATATATGACACCTAAGTCTTCCAAGGACATAGGGAAGGTCATATCTGTATTCTATGCAGTGATAAGCCCTATGCTCAACCCCCTCATATATAGCCTGAGGAACAATGATGTGAAAAGGGCATTCAGGAATGTGGCCAACAGTAGACCATTCTGCAGAATTTGA